One part of the Botrytis cinerea B05.10 chromosome 8, complete sequence genome encodes these proteins:
- the Bculs1 gene encoding Bculs1, with product MSQQSSAPADSLAAIATLTDEITLQQVYLVSLNDSSGDQSARKAEIEAEIAILRKELSAIQASSSHAQASSTSHDNSYTRPSDIGRSKMNSTVARGSNAGYQFKEEGEPAGSLSSTASTPGSGASMFGSGSHRADLPTRKRTLSKHLDMFVPFEEVKSRRTTPSPFATGVTTPSGSSGDDDIVMFDPAFTERQKQEEQKFQRERKDAEFASSLAESSIPVSNTPMASSKPSAFHRMYGGHSGGLSQASTSRNIQAAKSSVIPNTRDTHNSDSSSRSLPWKKGSSSSLKAEPRTSSHTQPSPSGFIGWGSGDTTDKGEPRTLFYTQPSPPGFVDWGSDGTTGVHREQSFTSMNSNSMPGAYIDDAASDSSLEIIDSSAFKDNGRQKATVSKTSNYYSQPGPIYSSETRVLGDIAVGRTNTSLQGDPASSNWAKKSPNGMENPSGNISDASTWMIGSYDGGMNNESRVEEQNSYSTPWEEDQLFAPYNGMNAGYKDFSMSGTSSAMSYNDTNPSGAYLFDYSNSTMPLTVPGSITGSVHSSHPQTSMHGPGSAFSIDSLSEHGMGSTNFNSLRGTINNARNFSDVESNLSFLPTPFAYTPQMTERMEHVINDPRKTEKEIKDLLENIKAEIEIPLEDREGTPEGLRYPLYEHQKIALTWLKQMEEGSNKGGILADDMGLGKTISTLSLILSRPSTDHARKTTLIAAPVALLRQWNSEIASKTLPTHKPSVYMAHGNSKRATWDDLREYDVVLTTYGTLGAEYTRLVKFEEESKRNGITNHDPKQMAKDFPFLGPNSRFYRVILDEAQCIKNKTTKAAASAYRLTALTRFCLTGTPMMNNITELYSLIKFLRIRPYSSWTSFVKDFGCLSKGGSHSEEYLRKTMQRLQGVLKAILLRRTKKSQIDGKPIINLPPKFEHVDHVIFSKDEQEFYQALKDKTQLQFNKYRKAGTVGKNYSNILVLLLRLRQCCCHPHLIIDLEEAAAGSAELTEEQMIDRAMALEPDVVSRLLAADGGFECNICYDATPNPSIIIPCGHDNCHDCLMALSEQAKQAARGDEDGATALKCPSCRGKLDMANLIDYRIFKKAHIPSPDVKGEEMIDNAVESSDDSNSDTESESDSDTTSDDVDENGNLDGFVVPDEIEDDEAEQGDDEIDSESKVSKSKSKSKSTWKSKSKTKAKKNKGKGKEVEKRKQHLSIAMMKKEASRSIAGHRKYMRYLRKNWQSSGKTDKCVELLEKFQNEGEKTIIFSQFVTFLDLLQVPIGEKGWKCERYDGSINSKRRDEAIKRFQDKPDCNIMLISLKAGNAGLNLTAASRVIILDPFWNPFIEMQAVDRAYRIGQMKTVQVHRILVQETVEDRIMELQRQKKSLVESALDEGAMKSVGRLDEKQLAFLFGV from the exons ATGTCACAGCAATCTTCGGCGCCTGCTGATTCTCTCGCGGCCATCGCAACTCTGACGGATGAAATAACCCTTCAGCAAGTTTATCTAGTCTCCTTGAACGACTCTTCGGGAGATCAATCAGCCCGCAAAGCAGAAATCGAGGCTGAGATTGCCATTCTCCGAAAGGAGCTTTCCGCCATTCAAGCTTCCTCCTCCCACGCTCAAGCATCTTCTACTTCTCATGACAACTCCTACACACGCCCATCCGATATAGGTCGTTCGAAAATGAATAGCACGGTCGCGCGAGGAAGTAATGCTGGCTATCAAT tcaaagaagaaggcgaGCCAGCGGGATCATTATCCTCCACAGCTTCGACGCCTGGCTCTGGAGCCTCGATGTTTGGTTCTGGCTCACATCGAGCTGACCTCCCTACTCGAAAGCGTACTCTTAGCAAACACTTGGACATGTTTGTCCCTTTCGAAGAAGTCAAATCTCGGCGAACAACACCGAGTCCTTTTGCGACAGGTGTAACAACTCCTTCGGGAAGCTCAGG GGATGATGATATAGTAATGTTCGATCCCGCCTTTACCGAACGTCAGAAGCAGGAAGAACAAAAGTTTcagagggagaggaaagatGCAGAGTTTGCTAGTAGTCTTGCAGAGTCAAGTATCCCGGTCTCAAACACGCCAATGGCTAGCTCGAAGCCTTCTGCTTTCCATAGGATGTATGGAGGGCACTCAGGAGGTCTCTCACAAGCTTCTACCTCTCGCAACATTCAAGCTGCCAAATCCTCTGTGATACCAAACACTCGCGACACTCACAATAGCGATTCCTCAAGTAGAAGCCTTCCATGGAAAAAGGGTTCAAGTTCTAGTCTCAAAGCCGAACCGCGAACATCGTCTCATACTCAGCCTTCACCTTCAGGATTTATTGGCTGGGGTTCTGGTGATACCACAGACAAGGGCGAACCACGAACATTGTTTTATACTCAACCTTCGCCTCCAGGATTCGTCGACTGGGGTTCTGATGGTACTACAGGTGTGCATCGGGAACAATCATTCACTTCTATGAACTCCAATTCTATGCCTGGTGCCTACATTGATGACGCCGCTAGTGATTCGTCGCTTGAAATCATTGACTCTTCCGCTTTCAAGGATAATGGTCGTCAGAAAGCCACCGTTTCGAAGACTTCAAACTATTATAGTCAGCCAGGTCCGATTTATTCGTCGGAAACCCGCGTTTTGGGAGATATTGCTGTTGGTCGTACAAACACCAGCTTACAGGGGGACCCTGCTTCATCTAATTGGGCAAAGAAGTCTCcaaatggaatggagaatCCAAGTGGAAATATCAGTGATGCTTCGACTTGGATGATAGGAAGTTATGATGGtggaatgaataatgaaagcCGAGTAGAAGAGCAGAATAGTTATTCAACCCCATGGGAAGAGGATCAACTATTTGCTCCCTACAATGGAATGAACGCTGGCTATAAAGATTTCTCCATGAGTGGCACATCGTCTGCCATGTCTTACAATGACACAAATCCCTCTGGTGCATACCTCTTTGATtattccaattccacaatGCCTCTGACTGTCCCGGGATCGATAACTGGAAGTGTGCATTCTTCACATCCACAAACTAGTATGCATGGACCAGGCTCAGCTTTCAGCATCGATTCTTTGTCAGAACATGGTATGGGTTCAACTAATTTCAATTCCTTACGAGGTACAATTAATAATGCACGCAATTTTTCAGACGTCGAATCAAATCTTAGCTTCTTACCTACCCCCTTCGCGTATACCCCTCAGATGACAGAACGAATGGAACACGTCATAAATGATCCCAGAAAAACTGAAAAGGAGATTAAAGACCTGTTGGAGAATATCAAAGCCGAGATTGAGATTCCGTTAGAAGACCGAGAGGGAACACCTGAAGGATTGAGATATCCATTG TATGAGCACCAAAAAATTGCTTTGACATGGTTGAAACAAATGGAGGAGGGTAGTAACAAGGGCGGTATTTTAGCAGACGACATGGGACTAGGCAAGACAATCAGTACTTTGTCACTCATTCTATCCCGGCCATCAACCGACCATGCGCGCAAG ACTACACTTATAGCTGCGCCTGTTGCCCTTCTTCGCCAATGGAATAGCGAAATAGCTTCGAAGACATTGCCGACGCATAAACCAAGTGTCTACATGGCTCACGGAAACAGCAAGAGAGCTACGTGGGATGATCTCCGAGAATACGATGTAGTCCTCACAACCTACGGAACTTTGGGTGCGGAGTATACTCGACTTGTTAAATTCGAAGAAGAATCCAAACGAAACGGAATCACTAATCATGATCCAAAACAAATGGCCAAAGATTTTCCATTCTTGGGTCCTAATAGCAGATTCTATCGTGTGATTCTCGACGAAGCACAATGCATCAAGAACAAAACCACCAAAGCAGCCGCTTCGGCTTATAGATTAACAGCGCTGACTAGATTTTGTCTCACTGGCACACCGATGATGAACAACATTACCGAGCTTTATTCGTTGATTAAATTTCTGCGTATTCGACCTTACAGCAGTTGGACTTCTTTTGTAAAG GATTTCGGCTGTCTCTCAAAAGGAGGTTCACACTCAGAAGAATATCTCAGAAAGACCATGCAACGCCTACAAGGTGTTTTAAAGGCCATTCTACTCCGGCGGACAAAGAAATCTCAAATTGATGGAAAACCGATTATTAACTTACCACCAAAATTTGAACATGTTGATCATGTTATTTTTAGCAAAGATGAGCAGGAATTTTATCAAGCTCTTAAGGATAAGAcccaacttcaattcaacaaGTACAGAAAGGCTGGAACGGTTGGAAAGAATTACTCGAATATCCTTGTCTTGCTACTTCGTCTTAGGCAATGTTGTTGCCATCCGCATCTGATTATTGATCTCGAAGAAGCCGCAGCGGGTTCGGCAGAGCTCACAGAGGAGCAGATGATTGATCGCGCAATGGCCCTTGAACCAGATGTTGTCTCGAGACTACTTGCTGCAGATGGAGGGTTCGAA TGTAATATCTGCTACGATGCAACTCCAAATCCCAGTATCATCATCCCTTGTGGACACGATAATTGTCATGATTGTTTAATGGCGCTATCCGAGCAGGCCAAGCAGGCAGCGCGAGGCGATGAAGATGGCGCTACGGCCCTTAAATGCCCAAGCTGTCGTGGAAAGCTTGACATGGCGAATCTTATCGACTACAGAATCTTCAAAAAGGCACACATTCCATCACCGGATGTGAAGGGGGAAGAGATGATCGACAATGCCGTTGAAAGTAGCGATGATAGTAACAGCGATAccgaatctgaatctgaCTCTGATACCACATCTGATGATGTTGacgaaaatggaaatttaGACGGTTTCGTAGTCCctgatgagattgaggatgatgaagctGAGCAAGGTGACGATGAAATTGATTCAGAATCGAAGGTTTCTAAATCCAAGTCGAAATCAAAGTCAACATGGAAGTCCAAATCTAAGACAAAGGCGAAAAAGAATAAGGGTAAAGGGAAGGAGGTGGAAAAGCGGAAGCaacatctttcaattgccatgatgaagaaagaggCTTCTAGATCTATTGCAGGCCACAGGAAGTACATGAGATATCTCCGAAAGAATTGGCAATCGTCTGGAAAAACTGATAAATGCGTCGAACTTCTTGAGAAATTCCAAAATGAAGGCGAAAAGACAATTATCTTCAGTCAGTTTGTAACATTTCTCGATCTCCTCCAGGTACCTATTGGAGAAAAGGGTTGGAAATGCGAGCGCTACGATGGAAGTATCAATTCCAAACGTCGAGACGAGGCAATCAAGCGGTTCCAAGACAAACCGGATTGCAACATCATGCTCATTTCTCTCAAGGCCGGTAATGCGGGGCTAAACCTGACCGCGGCATCTCGAGTTATTATCCTTGACCCATTCTGGAATCCATTCATTGAAATGCAAGCAGTCGATCGTGCTTATCGAATTGGTCAGATGAAAACAGTTCAGGTTCATCGCATTTTGGTACAAGAAACAGTTGAAGATCGTATTATGGAGTTGCAACGCCAAAAGAAGAGCTTGGTAGAGTCCGCACTTGACGAAGGTGCTATGAAAAGCGTAGGGAGACTTGATGAGAAGCAGCTGGCCTTTCTTTTCGGTGTCTGA
- the Bculs1 gene encoding Bculs1, translated as MSQQSSAPADSLAAIATLTDEITLQQVYLVSLNDSSGDQSARKAEIEAEIAILRKELSAIQASSSHAQASSTSHDNSYTRPSDIGRSKMNSTVARGSNAGYQFKEEGEPAGSLSSTASTPGSGASMFGSGSHRADLPTRKRTLSKHLDMFVPFEEVKSRRTTPSPFATGVTTPSGSSGYGYNANGDGYFDLTMDDDIVMFDPAFTERQKQEEQKFQRERKDAEFASSLAESSIPVSNTPMASSKPSAFHRMYGGHSGGLSQASTSRNIQAAKSSVIPNTRDTHNSDSSSRSLPWKKGSSSSLKAEPRTSSHTQPSPSGFIGWGSGDTTDKGEPRTLFYTQPSPPGFVDWGSDGTTGVHREQSFTSMNSNSMPGAYIDDAASDSSLEIIDSSAFKDNGRQKATVSKTSNYYSQPGPIYSSETRVLGDIAVGRTNTSLQGDPASSNWAKKSPNGMENPSGNISDASTWMIGSYDGGMNNESRVEEQNSYSTPWEEDQLFAPYNGMNAGYKDFSMSGTSSAMSYNDTNPSGAYLFDYSNSTMPLTVPGSITGSVHSSHPQTSMHGPGSAFSIDSLSEHGMGSTNFNSLRGTINNARNFSDVESNLSFLPTPFAYTPQMTERMEHVINDPRKTEKEIKDLLENIKAEIEIPLEDREGTPEGLRYPLYEHQKIALTWLKQMEEGSNKGGILADDMGLGKTISTLSLILSRPSTDHARKTTLIAAPVALLRQWNSEIASKTLPTHKPSVYMAHGNSKRATWDDLREYDVVLTTYGTLGAEYTRLVKFEEESKRNGITNHDPKQMAKDFPFLGPNSRFYRVILDEAQCIKNKTTKAAASAYRLTALTRFCLTGTPMMNNITELYSLIKFLRIRPYSSWTSFVKDFGCLSKGGSHSEEYLRKTMQRLQGVLKAILLRRTKKSQIDGKPIINLPPKFEHVDHVIFSKDEQEFYQALKDKTQLQFNKYRKAGTVGKNYSNILVLLLRLRQCCCHPHLIIDLEEAAAGSAELTEEQMIDRAMALEPDVVSRLLAADGGFECNICYDATPNPSIIIPCGHDNCHDCLMALSEQAKQAARGDEDGATALKCPSCRGKLDMANLIDYRIFKKAHIPSPDVKGEEMIDNAVESSDDSNSDTESESDSDTTSDDVDENGNLDGFVVPDEIEDDEAEQGDDEIDSESKVSKSKSKSKSTWKSKSKTKAKKNKGKGKEVEKRKQHLSIAMMKKEASRSIAGHRKYMRYLRKNWQSSGKTDKCVELLEKFQNEGEKTIIFSQFVTFLDLLQVPIGEKGWKCERYDGSINSKRRDEAIKRFQDKPDCNIMLISLKAGNAGLNLTAASRVIILDPFWNPFIEMQAVDRAYRIGQMKTVQVHRILVQETVEDRIMELQRQKKSLVESALDEGAMKSVGRLDEKQLAFLFGV; from the exons ATGTCACAGCAATCTTCGGCGCCTGCTGATTCTCTCGCGGCCATCGCAACTCTGACGGATGAAATAACCCTTCAGCAAGTTTATCTAGTCTCCTTGAACGACTCTTCGGGAGATCAATCAGCCCGCAAAGCAGAAATCGAGGCTGAGATTGCCATTCTCCGAAAGGAGCTTTCCGCCATTCAAGCTTCCTCCTCCCACGCTCAAGCATCTTCTACTTCTCATGACAACTCCTACACACGCCCATCCGATATAGGTCGTTCGAAAATGAATAGCACGGTCGCGCGAGGAAGTAATGCTGGCTATCAAT tcaaagaagaaggcgaGCCAGCGGGATCATTATCCTCCACAGCTTCGACGCCTGGCTCTGGAGCCTCGATGTTTGGTTCTGGCTCACATCGAGCTGACCTCCCTACTCGAAAGCGTACTCTTAGCAAACACTTGGACATGTTTGTCCCTTTCGAAGAAGTCAAATCTCGGCGAACAACACCGAGTCCTTTTGCGACAGGTGTAACAACTCCTTCGGGAAGCTCAGGGTATGGTTATAATGCAAATGGTGATGGATACTTTGACCTCACTAT GGATGATGATATAGTAATGTTCGATCCCGCCTTTACCGAACGTCAGAAGCAGGAAGAACAAAAGTTTcagagggagaggaaagatGCAGAGTTTGCTAGTAGTCTTGCAGAGTCAAGTATCCCGGTCTCAAACACGCCAATGGCTAGCTCGAAGCCTTCTGCTTTCCATAGGATGTATGGAGGGCACTCAGGAGGTCTCTCACAAGCTTCTACCTCTCGCAACATTCAAGCTGCCAAATCCTCTGTGATACCAAACACTCGCGACACTCACAATAGCGATTCCTCAAGTAGAAGCCTTCCATGGAAAAAGGGTTCAAGTTCTAGTCTCAAAGCCGAACCGCGAACATCGTCTCATACTCAGCCTTCACCTTCAGGATTTATTGGCTGGGGTTCTGGTGATACCACAGACAAGGGCGAACCACGAACATTGTTTTATACTCAACCTTCGCCTCCAGGATTCGTCGACTGGGGTTCTGATGGTACTACAGGTGTGCATCGGGAACAATCATTCACTTCTATGAACTCCAATTCTATGCCTGGTGCCTACATTGATGACGCCGCTAGTGATTCGTCGCTTGAAATCATTGACTCTTCCGCTTTCAAGGATAATGGTCGTCAGAAAGCCACCGTTTCGAAGACTTCAAACTATTATAGTCAGCCAGGTCCGATTTATTCGTCGGAAACCCGCGTTTTGGGAGATATTGCTGTTGGTCGTACAAACACCAGCTTACAGGGGGACCCTGCTTCATCTAATTGGGCAAAGAAGTCTCcaaatggaatggagaatCCAAGTGGAAATATCAGTGATGCTTCGACTTGGATGATAGGAAGTTATGATGGtggaatgaataatgaaagcCGAGTAGAAGAGCAGAATAGTTATTCAACCCCATGGGAAGAGGATCAACTATTTGCTCCCTACAATGGAATGAACGCTGGCTATAAAGATTTCTCCATGAGTGGCACATCGTCTGCCATGTCTTACAATGACACAAATCCCTCTGGTGCATACCTCTTTGATtattccaattccacaatGCCTCTGACTGTCCCGGGATCGATAACTGGAAGTGTGCATTCTTCACATCCACAAACTAGTATGCATGGACCAGGCTCAGCTTTCAGCATCGATTCTTTGTCAGAACATGGTATGGGTTCAACTAATTTCAATTCCTTACGAGGTACAATTAATAATGCACGCAATTTTTCAGACGTCGAATCAAATCTTAGCTTCTTACCTACCCCCTTCGCGTATACCCCTCAGATGACAGAACGAATGGAACACGTCATAAATGATCCCAGAAAAACTGAAAAGGAGATTAAAGACCTGTTGGAGAATATCAAAGCCGAGATTGAGATTCCGTTAGAAGACCGAGAGGGAACACCTGAAGGATTGAGATATCCATTG TATGAGCACCAAAAAATTGCTTTGACATGGTTGAAACAAATGGAGGAGGGTAGTAACAAGGGCGGTATTTTAGCAGACGACATGGGACTAGGCAAGACAATCAGTACTTTGTCACTCATTCTATCCCGGCCATCAACCGACCATGCGCGCAAG ACTACACTTATAGCTGCGCCTGTTGCCCTTCTTCGCCAATGGAATAGCGAAATAGCTTCGAAGACATTGCCGACGCATAAACCAAGTGTCTACATGGCTCACGGAAACAGCAAGAGAGCTACGTGGGATGATCTCCGAGAATACGATGTAGTCCTCACAACCTACGGAACTTTGGGTGCGGAGTATACTCGACTTGTTAAATTCGAAGAAGAATCCAAACGAAACGGAATCACTAATCATGATCCAAAACAAATGGCCAAAGATTTTCCATTCTTGGGTCCTAATAGCAGATTCTATCGTGTGATTCTCGACGAAGCACAATGCATCAAGAACAAAACCACCAAAGCAGCCGCTTCGGCTTATAGATTAACAGCGCTGACTAGATTTTGTCTCACTGGCACACCGATGATGAACAACATTACCGAGCTTTATTCGTTGATTAAATTTCTGCGTATTCGACCTTACAGCAGTTGGACTTCTTTTGTAAAG GATTTCGGCTGTCTCTCAAAAGGAGGTTCACACTCAGAAGAATATCTCAGAAAGACCATGCAACGCCTACAAGGTGTTTTAAAGGCCATTCTACTCCGGCGGACAAAGAAATCTCAAATTGATGGAAAACCGATTATTAACTTACCACCAAAATTTGAACATGTTGATCATGTTATTTTTAGCAAAGATGAGCAGGAATTTTATCAAGCTCTTAAGGATAAGAcccaacttcaattcaacaaGTACAGAAAGGCTGGAACGGTTGGAAAGAATTACTCGAATATCCTTGTCTTGCTACTTCGTCTTAGGCAATGTTGTTGCCATCCGCATCTGATTATTGATCTCGAAGAAGCCGCAGCGGGTTCGGCAGAGCTCACAGAGGAGCAGATGATTGATCGCGCAATGGCCCTTGAACCAGATGTTGTCTCGAGACTACTTGCTGCAGATGGAGGGTTCGAA TGTAATATCTGCTACGATGCAACTCCAAATCCCAGTATCATCATCCCTTGTGGACACGATAATTGTCATGATTGTTTAATGGCGCTATCCGAGCAGGCCAAGCAGGCAGCGCGAGGCGATGAAGATGGCGCTACGGCCCTTAAATGCCCAAGCTGTCGTGGAAAGCTTGACATGGCGAATCTTATCGACTACAGAATCTTCAAAAAGGCACACATTCCATCACCGGATGTGAAGGGGGAAGAGATGATCGACAATGCCGTTGAAAGTAGCGATGATAGTAACAGCGATAccgaatctgaatctgaCTCTGATACCACATCTGATGATGTTGacgaaaatggaaatttaGACGGTTTCGTAGTCCctgatgagattgaggatgatgaagctGAGCAAGGTGACGATGAAATTGATTCAGAATCGAAGGTTTCTAAATCCAAGTCGAAATCAAAGTCAACATGGAAGTCCAAATCTAAGACAAAGGCGAAAAAGAATAAGGGTAAAGGGAAGGAGGTGGAAAAGCGGAAGCaacatctttcaattgccatgatgaagaaagaggCTTCTAGATCTATTGCAGGCCACAGGAAGTACATGAGATATCTCCGAAAGAATTGGCAATCGTCTGGAAAAACTGATAAATGCGTCGAACTTCTTGAGAAATTCCAAAATGAAGGCGAAAAGACAATTATCTTCAGTCAGTTTGTAACATTTCTCGATCTCCTCCAGGTACCTATTGGAGAAAAGGGTTGGAAATGCGAGCGCTACGATGGAAGTATCAATTCCAAACGTCGAGACGAGGCAATCAAGCGGTTCCAAGACAAACCGGATTGCAACATCATGCTCATTTCTCTCAAGGCCGGTAATGCGGGGCTAAACCTGACCGCGGCATCTCGAGTTATTATCCTTGACCCATTCTGGAATCCATTCATTGAAATGCAAGCAGTCGATCGTGCTTATCGAATTGGTCAGATGAAAACAGTTCAGGTTCATCGCATTTTGGTACAAGAAACAGTTGAAGATCGTATTATGGAGTTGCAACGCCAAAAGAAGAGCTTGGTAGAGTCCGCACTTGACGAAGGTGCTATGAAAAGCGTAGGGAGACTTGATGAGAAGCAGCTGGCCTTTCTTTTCGGTGTCTGA